Proteins co-encoded in one Desulfitobacterium hafniense DCB-2 genomic window:
- the sigH gene encoding RNA polymerase sporulation sigma factor SigH, protein MTLNAQLEALEECDTNEVIVDEEVVELAKNGDAEAQEYLINKYKNFVRAKARSYFLIGADREDIIQEGMIGLYKAIRDFRGDKLSSFRAFAELCITRQIITAIKTATRQKHIPLNSYVSLNKPIYDEDSDRTLLDVISGTRITDPEELIISQEEFDDIEEKMGEILSSLEWKVLMAYLEGKSYQEIAVDLHRHVKSIDNALQRVKRKLERYLERRDG, encoded by the coding sequence TTGACACTTAACGCCCAACTTGAAGCGTTGGAAGAGTGCGACACGAATGAAGTCATAGTGGATGAAGAAGTGGTAGAGCTGGCCAAAAACGGTGATGCCGAAGCACAGGAATACTTAATTAATAAGTACAAGAACTTTGTCAGAGCAAAAGCAAGATCATACTTCCTGATCGGAGCAGATCGTGAAGATATTATCCAAGAGGGTATGATTGGACTCTACAAAGCGATTCGAGATTTCCGTGGTGATAAGCTCTCCTCGTTCCGAGCCTTTGCTGAGCTGTGTATTACAAGGCAGATTATTACCGCCATTAAGACGGCTACCCGGCAAAAGCATATTCCTTTGAATTCCTACGTGTCCTTAAATAAACCTATCTATGACGAAGATTCGGATAGAACCTTATTGGATGTGATTTCCGGCACCAGAATAACCGACCCGGAGGAATTGATCATCAGTCAGGAAGAGTTCGACGATATCGAAGAAAAGATGGGTGAGATCTTGAGTTCCTTGGAGTGGAAAGTCCTGATGGCTTACCTTGAAGGAAAATCCTATCAAGAGATTGCTGTAGACCTACATAGACATGTGAAATCCATTGATAATGCTCTCCAAAGAGTAAAAAGGAAGCTTGAGCGTTACTTAGAACGTCGTGATGGATAA
- the rpmG gene encoding 50S ribosomal protein L33, whose amino-acid sequence MRVGITLACTECKNRNYASIKNKKNNPDRLEVKKYCKFCKSHTAHKETK is encoded by the coding sequence ATGCGTGTTGGCATTACTTTAGCTTGTACCGAGTGCAAAAACCGGAATTATGCTTCCATAAAAAATAAGAAAAATAACCCGGATCGTTTGGAAGTTAAAAAGTATTGTAAGTTTTGCAAGTCCCACACAGCTCACAAAGAAACCAAGTAA
- the secE gene encoding preprotein translocase subunit SecE encodes MGAVKKQTNAPAKEKSTEYFKGVWSELKKVHWPDRKQLLTYTGVVLVAVAIVAVMLWVVDSGLSILMTKILG; translated from the coding sequence ATGGGCGCAGTTAAGAAGCAAACGAATGCTCCTGCAAAAGAAAAGTCCACAGAGTACTTTAAAGGAGTATGGAGTGAACTTAAAAAAGTACACTGGCCGGACCGCAAACAGCTTTTGACTTATACAGGAGTGGTTCTCGTCGCTGTGGCTATTGTAGCTGTTATGCTGTGGGTTGTAGACAGCGGATTAAGTATCTTAATGACCAAGATTCTCGGATAG
- the nusG gene encoding transcription termination/antitermination protein NusG: MTKNWYVIHTYSGYENKVKTNLEKRVESMNMEDKIFRVLVPMEDEIEIKNGKKKIAKRKVFPGYVLVEMDMTDDSWYVVRNTPGVTGFVGTGAKPIPLLDHEVQAILKQMGVEEVRTRVDYTVGQNVRVISGPFKDFIASVREILEDKGKLRVSVSMFGRETPVELDFAQVEKVD; this comes from the coding sequence ATGACTAAGAACTGGTATGTTATTCACACTTATTCCGGCTATGAGAATAAGGTGAAGACCAATCTTGAAAAGCGCGTAGAATCCATGAACATGGAGGATAAAATCTTTCGTGTTCTTGTTCCCATGGAAGATGAGATTGAAATCAAAAATGGGAAGAAGAAGATCGCCAAGCGTAAAGTTTTCCCGGGCTATGTTCTGGTGGAAATGGATATGACGGACGATTCATGGTATGTGGTGCGCAATACTCCGGGTGTGACAGGCTTTGTCGGCACCGGGGCCAAGCCCATTCCCTTGCTGGATCATGAAGTACAAGCTATTCTAAAGCAAATGGGTGTGGAAGAAGTCCGTACACGTGTGGATTATACCGTGGGTCAAAACGTACGTGTAATATCAGGTCCTTTTAAGGATTTCATCGCTTCTGTTCGGGAAATCCTTGAAGATAAAGGGAAGCTGCGGGTATCTGTGTCCATGTTTGGACGGGAGACTCCGGTGGAACTTGATTTTGCTCAGGTCGAGAAAGTCGACTAG
- the rplK gene encoding 50S ribosomal protein L11, which produces MAKKVVGLVKLAINAGKANPAPPVGPALGQHGVNIMAFCKEYNERTKDQAGLIIPVEITVYEDRSFTFITKTPPASILLKKAANINSGSSEPNRKKVAQVSKTKVREIAETKMKDLNAASVEAAMSMVEGTARSMGITIVEG; this is translated from the coding sequence ATGGCAAAGAAAGTCGTTGGTTTGGTTAAATTAGCGATCAACGCAGGTAAAGCAAATCCGGCACCTCCGGTTGGTCCAGCTCTTGGTCAGCACGGGGTCAACATTATGGCCTTCTGCAAAGAATACAACGAGCGTACAAAGGATCAAGCGGGATTAATTATTCCGGTTGAAATTACCGTTTATGAGGACCGTTCCTTTACCTTTATTACCAAAACTCCGCCAGCATCTATTTTGTTGAAGAAAGCTGCGAACATTAATTCAGGTTCTTCAGAGCCTAACCGTAAAAAGGTGGCTCAGGTGAGCAAAACTAAAGTTCGTGAGATCGCTGAAACCAAGATGAAAGACCTCAATGCAGCAAGCGTTGAAGCGGCTATGAGTATGGTTGAAGGTACTGCGCGCAGTATGGGAATCACCATCGTCGAAGGTTAA
- the rplA gene encoding 50S ribosomal protein L1 produces MAKVGKNYQEAVKAFDRAALHEPMEALAVVKKIAKAKFDETVEVAFKLGIDTRHADQQIRGALVLPHGTGKTRSVLVFAKGDKAKEAEAAGADFVGAEDMIAKIEQGWFGFDVVVATPDMMGMVGKLGRVLGPKGLMPNPKTGTVTFDVAKAVKEIKAGKIEYRADKAGIIHAPIGKVSFSEEQLYQNYKVLVETLVKAKPAAAKGQYIRSVTVSSTMGPGVRINPVKAN; encoded by the coding sequence ATGGCCAAAGTAGGTAAAAACTATCAAGAAGCAGTTAAAGCTTTTGACCGTGCTGCTCTTCATGAGCCTATGGAAGCTTTAGCAGTCGTTAAGAAGATCGCTAAAGCAAAGTTTGACGAAACTGTTGAAGTAGCATTCAAGCTCGGTATCGATACCCGTCATGCGGACCAACAAATCCGTGGAGCCCTTGTGCTTCCTCACGGAACCGGTAAAACCCGCAGTGTGTTAGTCTTCGCTAAAGGCGATAAAGCTAAAGAAGCTGAGGCTGCCGGTGCAGATTTTGTTGGTGCTGAAGACATGATTGCGAAAATCGAGCAGGGTTGGTTTGGTTTCGATGTGGTTGTTGCTACACCGGATATGATGGGTATGGTCGGTAAACTGGGTCGTGTGCTCGGTCCTAAAGGACTTATGCCAAACCCCAAGACCGGTACCGTTACCTTTGATGTAGCCAAAGCTGTCAAAGAGATCAAAGCCGGTAAGATTGAATATCGTGCTGACAAAGCCGGTATCATTCATGCCCCTATCGGCAAAGTTTCCTTCAGCGAAGAACAACTCTATCAGAACTATAAGGTTCTGGTTGAGACCTTGGTTAAAGCGAAGCCGGCTGCCGCTAAGGGTCAGTATATCCGCAGCGTCACAGTGTCCTCTACTATGGGACCTGGAGTACGGATTAACCCGGTCAAAGCCAATTAA
- the rplJ gene encoding 50S ribosomal protein L10, with product MPNIEEKAQVVAEIKERFQNSTGVVLADYRGLTVAQVTQLRAQLRQAGVEYHVLKNTMVRRAAHEVGIEGLDGYLEGPTAVAFSADPVAGAKVLADFAKTSKTFAIKAGVVEGKVVDEAGVKALAELPSREVLLAQVLRGMQAPLVGMANVLQGPIRKMGYALEEVRKLKEAQA from the coding sequence GTGCCAAATATCGAAGAAAAAGCACAAGTGGTTGCGGAGATTAAGGAGCGGTTCCAAAACTCCACAGGGGTCGTACTGGCTGATTATCGCGGCCTGACCGTTGCTCAAGTAACTCAACTGCGTGCCCAACTGCGTCAAGCCGGTGTCGAATACCATGTATTGAAAAACACCATGGTTCGCCGGGCGGCTCATGAAGTCGGTATCGAAGGTTTGGATGGATATCTGGAAGGACCTACAGCCGTTGCTTTCAGTGCTGATCCAGTGGCTGGAGCTAAAGTATTAGCTGATTTTGCTAAGACCTCGAAGACCTTTGCTATCAAAGCAGGCGTGGTCGAAGGAAAAGTCGTTGACGAAGCGGGAGTTAAAGCCCTTGCGGAACTTCCTTCTCGCGAAGTTCTCCTTGCTCAAGTCCTGCGAGGAATGCAAGCACCCCTCGTCGGCATGGCCAATGTACTTCAAGGACCAATCCGCAAAATGGGTTATGCCTTGGAAGAAGTGCGTAAGCTTAAAGAAGCTCAGGCGTAA
- the rplL gene encoding 50S ribosomal protein L7/L12, with protein MSKTAEILEAVKGLTVLELAELVKAFEEEFGVSAAAPVAVAAAPGAAAAPVAEEQTEFDVVLMNAGAGKINVIKVVREITGLGLKEAKELVDGAPKPVKEKVSKDDAEAIKAKLVEAGATVEVK; from the coding sequence ATGTCTAAAACTGCTGAAATTCTCGAAGCCGTAAAAGGCTTAACCGTTCTCGAGCTTGCTGAGCTCGTCAAAGCTTTCGAAGAAGAATTTGGTGTTAGTGCTGCTGCTCCTGTAGCTGTAGCTGCTGCTCCTGGCGCTGCTGCTGCTCCTGTTGCTGAAGAGCAAACCGAATTCGATGTTGTTCTTATGAATGCTGGTGCCGGAAAAATCAACGTCATCAAAGTTGTTCGCGAAATCACCGGTCTTGGCCTGAAAGAAGCTAAAGAACTGGTTGACGGCGCTCCAAAGCCTGTTAAAGAAAAAGTCAGCAAAGATGATGCCGAAGCTATCAAAGCTAAGCTCGTTGAAGCTGGTGCAACTGTCGAAGTTAAGTAA
- a CDS encoding response regulator, with protein sequence MLRAIIVDNEEPATQILQMLLEKTGQIRVVGTFLRAADALSSLRLTKPDVAFLDIEIPDTSGLELANHILAMDSDVEIIFVTAYDHYALHAFRVNALDYLLKPLLPEDVERAVRRLIKRKGLAKDSAPESPLGANIHYFGKFSVYGPASKKPVKWRTSKAEELFAYLVQNLEKEVPKWRICEALWPEYHSEKVDIQLHTTVYKLKKVLTAANIPFDLSFSNGCYWLSLPQAAIDKVEFDAHIASSVPVNQSTIARCEHALSLYTGDYLEENGYLWSLALKAEYGQKFYKLASSVVNFYMTQGDWVRAEKILRSILERCPLDETVHEMLLTCYFTQKDRTAFITHYHTVRKLFQAELGLEPGKSIQTLYHSLLKRMD encoded by the coding sequence ATGCTAAGAGCCATTATTGTAGATAATGAAGAACCGGCGACCCAGATTCTGCAGATGCTTCTGGAAAAAACCGGTCAAATCAGGGTTGTCGGCACTTTTCTCAGGGCGGCAGACGCTTTATCCAGCCTAAGGCTAACCAAACCGGATGTTGCTTTCCTGGATATTGAAATACCTGACACAAGTGGCCTGGAGCTGGCCAATCATATCCTGGCTATGGACAGCGATGTGGAAATCATCTTTGTGACCGCCTATGATCACTATGCTCTGCATGCCTTCCGGGTCAATGCTTTAGACTATTTATTAAAGCCCCTCCTCCCGGAAGATGTGGAGAGAGCCGTCAGACGCCTTATCAAAAGAAAAGGGTTAGCCAAGGATTCTGCCCCGGAATCTCCTTTGGGAGCCAATATTCATTATTTCGGAAAATTTTCAGTGTACGGCCCCGCCAGCAAAAAGCCAGTTAAATGGCGGACATCCAAGGCCGAAGAACTTTTTGCCTATCTGGTGCAGAATCTGGAAAAGGAAGTTCCCAAGTGGCGAATCTGCGAAGCTCTCTGGCCGGAATACCATAGCGAAAAGGTGGATATTCAGCTCCATACTACCGTATATAAACTAAAAAAAGTGTTGACTGCGGCCAATATCCCTTTCGATTTAAGTTTCAGCAACGGCTGCTATTGGCTGAGCCTTCCCCAAGCAGCCATTGATAAGGTCGAGTTTGATGCCCATATCGCTTCCTCCGTCCCTGTAAATCAAAGCACCATTGCGAGATGCGAACATGCCCTTTCTCTCTATACCGGAGATTACTTGGAGGAAAACGGCTATCTGTGGTCTTTGGCTCTAAAAGCCGAGTATGGGCAGAAATTTTATAAGCTGGCGTCTTCCGTCGTAAACTTCTATATGACTCAAGGTGATTGGGTCAGAGCAGAGAAGATTCTGCGCAGTATTTTAGAACGCTGCCCTTTAGATGAAACTGTACATGAAATGCTCTTAACCTGCTATTTTACCCAAAAGGACCGGACCGCTTTTATTACCCACTATCATACTGTACGAAAGCTTTTCCAGGCCGAATTGGGACTTGAGCCTGGAAAATCCATACAAACTCTGTATCACAGTCTTCTCAAGAGAATGGATTAA
- a CDS encoding ATP-binding protein produces MNNTNMQKSFFVIMLLIMAASLAVPLFRLSLSDIPKAVKGTLDLRDYNGVRDKTVKLSGEWEFYFGQLLTPEDFKNQEPSGKTIQNVPASWGSYQIEGEHLPPQGSATYRLRILLPAEGGNFGIKITCISASARIFADDQLILECGSPGNSPETTVHKYYADTGYFQTDDGEVEILVQAADFSYVNSGILYEIHFGDQKSIAALRMYDSFLDISLISGMSFLALYFFGLGLQRKKSAEILFFALYCLVSSLQASVRSEALLNYALPALSYNTSLKILIISYTLCLYALIKFLYHAQEGGSSRRANLIIDGITLFFILLDWFTDFYLWGYIYTVALVGQIYVLFLLIALLAKNTKGGSEGRYYLFSAVVSSLIHLLTILANFILLWESNLFLPVFQPIFVLSLALYMSEKYENSFKTIEKLSDRLVVLDKLKDDFLAKTSHELKTPLNGIINISQSLLDGAGGSLSRAQAEDIRLITSIGKRLSTLVYDILDYSKLKVMDIQLHIVCLDVHQVAESTVDIFRYLIKGRPITLENKIPPNQHLIWADENRLKQIFSNLLDNSLKYTELGSISLSCRQDGGFLWIQVSDTGIGIPADKLKDIFAPYEQLGEQSANQRGIGLGLTITQQLIELHGGQIVARSEPGQGTSFTFSIPLAKDNKPQRSLPGDYVGYDGSESLATEALPQTVHVGGEFSILVVDDEFSNLKALMNILTLNQYNVTVAINGEAALHLLKGAFHYDLCILDVMMPGISGYEVCRKIRETYSPLELPILLLTAKALPEDMEAGFRAGANDFIEKPFEVRELKCRVSTLVQLKNSMDLLLKKETAFLQAQIRPHFLFNALNTIYSFCYTNPGKAGELLAELGVFLRSSFDFSSTASLVTVEKELRLVKAYVAIEEARFGSQLEVEYAVEPSVLNFSILPLMIQPIVENSIRHGLLKRSQGGKVSLSLTHSEDCIQVEVIDNGVGIPASVLKDLIHAKSETRGVGLTNISRRLLRFYGTTLTIFSVEDHGTTVSFRIPAKT; encoded by the coding sequence ATGAACAATACCAACATGCAAAAGTCCTTTTTCGTCATCATGTTGCTGATCATGGCTGCCAGTCTTGCTGTACCGCTCTTCCGCCTCTCCCTGTCCGATATCCCCAAAGCCGTAAAAGGCACCCTGGATCTAAGGGATTATAACGGAGTGCGCGACAAAACTGTAAAATTGAGCGGTGAATGGGAGTTTTATTTCGGGCAGCTTCTGACTCCCGAAGACTTTAAAAACCAGGAACCCTCAGGCAAAACCATTCAAAATGTTCCCGCCAGTTGGGGTTCTTATCAAATAGAAGGGGAGCATTTACCCCCTCAGGGAAGCGCCACCTATCGTCTGAGAATCCTGCTTCCTGCCGAGGGAGGAAACTTCGGGATTAAAATCACCTGCATATCCGCCTCCGCCAGAATATTTGCCGATGATCAGCTTATTCTGGAATGCGGCAGCCCTGGAAACTCACCTGAAACCACCGTCCATAAATATTATGCAGATACCGGCTACTTCCAAACAGATGACGGCGAGGTAGAAATCCTTGTTCAGGCGGCTGACTTTTCTTATGTCAACAGCGGCATCCTTTATGAAATTCACTTTGGCGATCAAAAATCCATTGCCGCCCTGCGGATGTATGACTCTTTCCTTGATATATCCCTCATATCCGGAATGTCTTTTCTGGCCCTTTACTTCTTCGGTTTAGGCCTGCAAAGAAAAAAGAGCGCCGAGATCCTGTTTTTTGCCCTTTATTGCTTGGTTTCATCACTCCAGGCTTCTGTTCGTTCGGAAGCACTACTAAATTATGCACTCCCTGCTTTATCGTATAATACCTCCTTAAAAATTCTGATCATTTCCTATACTTTATGTCTTTATGCCCTGATCAAATTTCTCTATCACGCTCAAGAAGGCGGTTCTTCCCGCCGGGCTAACCTGATTATCGATGGTATAACCCTATTTTTTATCTTGCTGGACTGGTTCACCGATTTTTACTTATGGGGATATATCTATACGGTTGCTTTGGTCGGTCAGATTTATGTACTTTTTTTACTTATTGCCCTTCTCGCCAAGAACACCAAGGGTGGCAGCGAGGGCCGTTATTATCTTTTTTCCGCTGTAGTGAGCTCCCTGATTCACTTGCTGACCATCCTCGCTAATTTTATTCTGCTCTGGGAATCCAATCTGTTCCTTCCCGTTTTTCAGCCGATTTTTGTTTTGTCTTTAGCCTTGTACATGTCCGAAAAATATGAGAACTCCTTCAAAACCATTGAAAAACTCAGTGACCGGCTGGTGGTTTTAGATAAATTGAAAGATGATTTCCTGGCCAAGACCTCCCATGAGCTGAAAACGCCCTTAAATGGCATCATCAATATTTCCCAGTCCCTTCTGGATGGCGCGGGAGGCAGCTTAAGCCGGGCCCAGGCCGAAGATATCCGCTTGATCACCAGCATCGGCAAACGGCTCTCCACCCTGGTTTATGATATTCTGGATTATTCTAAGTTAAAGGTCATGGACATTCAATTGCATATTGTTTGTCTGGACGTGCACCAGGTTGCCGAATCGACGGTGGATATTTTCCGTTATTTGATCAAAGGAAGACCCATCACCCTGGAAAATAAAATACCGCCCAATCAGCACTTGATTTGGGCGGATGAGAACCGGTTAAAGCAGATCTTCTCCAATTTGCTGGATAATAGCCTTAAATACACAGAGCTGGGGAGCATTTCTCTCAGCTGCCGGCAGGATGGAGGGTTTCTATGGATCCAGGTCAGCGATACAGGCATCGGCATCCCCGCCGACAAGCTCAAAGACATTTTTGCCCCCTATGAACAGCTGGGGGAACAATCGGCCAACCAAAGAGGAATAGGGTTGGGGCTGACCATAACCCAACAGCTGATTGAACTGCATGGGGGACAGATCGTTGCCCGTTCCGAGCCTGGTCAGGGAACCTCCTTCACCTTCTCAATACCTCTTGCCAAAGACAATAAACCCCAGAGATCATTGCCGGGGGACTATGTGGGATACGACGGGTCTGAATCCTTAGCCACTGAAGCTCTTCCCCAGACAGTTCATGTGGGAGGAGAATTCTCTATTCTTGTCGTTGATGATGAGTTCTCCAATCTAAAAGCCCTGATGAATATCCTGACCCTCAATCAATACAATGTGACCGTGGCGATCAACGGAGAAGCGGCGCTGCATCTCCTTAAAGGAGCCTTTCACTACGATCTCTGCATTCTTGATGTTATGATGCCGGGTATCAGCGGCTATGAAGTTTGCCGAAAAATCAGGGAAACCTATTCCCCCCTCGAACTGCCGATCCTGCTCCTTACTGCCAAGGCCTTACCGGAGGATATGGAGGCGGGTTTTCGAGCGGGTGCCAACGATTTTATCGAAAAACCCTTTGAAGTCAGGGAGCTTAAGTGCCGCGTCAGCACCCTTGTCCAGTTGAAAAATTCTATGGATCTGCTGCTGAAAAAAGAAACCGCTTTTCTGCAGGCCCAAATCAGACCTCATTTTCTATTCAATGCTCTGAATACCATCTACTCTTTTTGTTATACCAATCCCGGCAAGGCAGGGGAGCTGCTTGCCGAATTGGGGGTTTTTTTAAGGAGCAGCTTTGATTTCTCCAGCACAGCTTCCCTGGTTACCGTCGAAAAGGAACTTAGACTGGTCAAAGCCTATGTAGCTATTGAAGAAGCCAGGTTCGGCAGTCAGCTTGAAGTGGAGTACGCCGTTGAGCCCTCTGTGTTAAATTTCTCCATTCTTCCCCTCATGATCCAGCCCATCGTTGAAAATTCAATCCGGCATGGCTTGCTGAAGAGAAGCCAGGGCGGAAAGGTCTCTTTGTCTCTGACACACTCTGAAGACTGCATTCAGGTAGAAGTCATAGATAACGGTGTCGGTATCCCCGCTTCCGTCCTGAAGGATTTGATCCATGCAAAATCCGAAACCCGGGGAGTTGGTTTGACCAATATCAGCCGCAGGTTGCTGCGCTTCTATGGGACCACTTTAACTATCTTCAGCGTGGAAGACCACGGGACAACCGTTTCTTTCCGCATCCCGGCCAAAACCTGA
- a CDS encoding methyl-accepting chemotaxis protein, which yields MKIHSLSGKISVLMAGCVAVFTIAVYFIISLTVESVINQNIEDEVRAKALVLSEELQNRQQRALNATELLTGSPGLLEAIRTGNRQGALAIGQQALKTLELDFLVVTDQEGKVFVRTHEPEKYGDSIIDQVNIQKALQGEASVGIEEGTSINYSIRAGAPLQDEEGRIYGAVSLGYALSENDYVDAQKKIFNCDVTVFLGDERIATTIMSKNGTRLVGTKMEDQRIIDTVLKQGKAYYGSTTINGSKYFVGYTPLADVTGKVSGMLFLGQSYNMAAMLSQKLIMNQAVFMAVLGVFMGFCVVFMFRIMILRKIKAITAMLKDIAEGEGDLTKRVAVSAQDEIGEMSDYFNLFIENIHEVVKGIIAETNKVNTAILASHRNIGVLTGELENAAATVQELSAGMEETASSTEEITATSTEIASAVEVVAIKAQEGALSAHEISSKAVSLKDNAFELQAEADQTRSAIKQTMDAALAKTTEVAKIKSLSEVILQIAVQTNLLALNAAIESARAGEAGKGFSVVSEEIRKLAENSQNTVKEIQDTLGVIFEVVENLADTSRQMLVYIDTKVVENYKESVLVGENYDHDAQTIDGWAGELSATSQELLASIKTVADGIAEIARATESGSERTAHVAAQVAMLKDKANEIKTETDSVKDSADNLQALVRKFKI from the coding sequence ATGAAAATCCACAGTTTGTCAGGGAAGATATCGGTGTTAATGGCGGGATGTGTGGCGGTTTTTACTATAGCGGTTTACTTTATCATTTCCTTAACAGTGGAAAGTGTTATTAACCAAAATATTGAGGATGAGGTAAGGGCCAAGGCCCTTGTTTTAAGCGAAGAACTCCAGAATAGGCAGCAAAGAGCTTTAAATGCCACGGAATTATTGACAGGATCCCCTGGGCTGCTCGAGGCGATTCGAACCGGGAACCGCCAAGGGGCGCTGGCCATCGGTCAACAGGCGTTAAAAACATTGGAGCTTGATTTTTTGGTGGTTACCGACCAAGAAGGAAAGGTATTTGTGCGGACTCATGAGCCGGAAAAATACGGGGACAGTATTATTGACCAGGTCAATATTCAGAAGGCCCTGCAAGGGGAGGCCTCTGTCGGCATTGAAGAAGGGACGTCGATAAACTATTCAATCCGGGCCGGTGCGCCCCTGCAGGATGAGGAAGGCCGTATTTACGGTGCCGTATCCCTGGGATATGCTCTTTCAGAAAATGACTATGTGGATGCGCAAAAGAAAATCTTCAATTGTGATGTGACAGTATTTTTAGGCGATGAGAGAATTGCGACGACGATTATGAGCAAAAACGGCACTCGTCTCGTCGGCACCAAAATGGAAGATCAAAGGATTATCGATACCGTTTTGAAGCAAGGAAAAGCTTATTATGGCTCAACGACTATTAACGGTTCAAAGTATTTTGTCGGTTATACACCCCTTGCTGATGTTACAGGAAAAGTCAGCGGGATGCTTTTTCTTGGACAAAGCTATAATATGGCCGCGATGCTGAGCCAAAAGCTGATCATGAATCAGGCGGTTTTTATGGCCGTTTTAGGAGTCTTTATGGGTTTTTGCGTGGTATTTATGTTTCGGATTATGATCCTCCGCAAGATTAAGGCCATCACTGCCATGCTCAAAGACATCGCTGAGGGAGAAGGGGACCTGACCAAACGGGTGGCGGTTTCAGCTCAAGATGAAATCGGGGAGATGTCCGATTACTTTAATTTATTCATAGAAAATATCCATGAAGTGGTTAAGGGAATCATTGCGGAAACGAATAAGGTCAATACGGCGATCCTTGCCTCCCATCGAAATATAGGGGTTCTCACGGGTGAGTTGGAAAACGCGGCGGCAACCGTGCAGGAATTGTCGGCCGGGATGGAGGAAACGGCCTCCTCTACGGAAGAAATAACCGCAACCTCCACTGAAATTGCCAGTGCGGTGGAAGTCGTAGCCATAAAAGCTCAGGAAGGAGCCTTATCCGCTCATGAAATCAGCTCGAAAGCGGTCTCCTTAAAGGACAATGCTTTCGAACTGCAGGCCGAGGCGGATCAGACTCGTTCAGCTATCAAGCAAACGATGGATGCCGCCTTGGCAAAAACCACGGAAGTGGCCAAAATTAAAAGTTTATCCGAGGTTATTTTGCAGATAGCTGTGCAAACCAACCTATTGGCTTTAAATGCGGCTATTGAATCAGCTAGGGCCGGCGAAGCCGGGAAGGGTTTTTCGGTGGTTTCGGAAGAGATACGAAAATTAGCGGAAAACTCCCAGAATACGGTGAAAGAAATTCAAGATACCTTAGGAGTTATTTTTGAAGTGGTGGAGAACCTGGCGGATACCTCCAGGCAGATGCTGGTATACATTGACACCAAAGTGGTTGAAAACTATAAGGAATCCGTCCTGGTGGGGGAAAACTATGATCATGACGCCCAAACCATTGATGGGTGGGCTGGAGAACTAAGCGCCACTTCCCAGGAGCTGCTTGCTTCAATTAAAACGGTAGCGGACGGAATTGCCGAGATAGCTAGAGCCACGGAATCCGGGTCCGAAAGAACGGCTCATGTCGCCGCTCAAGTGGCCATGCTCAAAGATAAGGCTAACGAAATCAAAACGGAGACGGATAGCGTTAAAGACAGTGCGGATAATCTGCAGGCTTTAGTAAGGAAATTTAAAATATAA